In the Flavobacterium sp. 90 genome, GTTGATACAAATGTTACTGATTCTGTTTTGATCGAAGTCAATAAATTAAGAGTGACCGGATGTAAGTGTGGAGACGAAGATATGCCTCCCGTACCTGAATTGGTAAGTAACTCAATATTGGCAAAAACAGCACTTAATTATTCTCATGATATGTATGTCCGAAATTATTTTTCTCATATCTCGCCAGAAGGAACAAGTCCTATTCAAAGAGCTAGTGTATTAGGTTATACAGGTAATTACGTAGGAGAAGTAATTGCTCGAAATTATGACAATCCTATAAGTGTTGTAAACGGATGGAAGAACAGCACAGACCATTGCAAAGCCATGATGAGCGATACTTATATTGAAATGGGAGCAGGAAAATCCGGTAATGTGTGGGTTGCTAATTTAGGAAAATAAACTACCCCAACCTCCTATCTCTTCTCGCCCATATTTAAACAAAAAAATCTTTTATTTTTTCTTATCAATCAGGTAATCAAAGAAATAAAAAACAATGCCTTTTACAGCATAAATCAATCACTTCATTTAGATTTTCTGTAAATTATGAAATTCTCATTTTTTTTATTTTAATTATAGTCATTTTAACCATAACCAAATAAAATTATTGCTTTTAAAAAAGAAATTGTCATCTTTTTGTGATAATAATTAAAAAATAACATTTTATTTAAGAAAATATTTAAACAAACAGCTAAATATCAATATCTTAGTAAGTATTTTTTTACTAACTATCAAACCACTTATTTATGAAAAAAACAATTTTATTTGCTGCATTATGTATTATGTTCATCAGTTGTGAAACATCCGATGGTAACAACGAATCTGAAGTTAAAGCAAACTGGTCATCATCTGCTCAATATGCAAACTGGTCAAATGGCGGTTATACTGTGTATAATAATATTTGGGGCTCTGGTGCCGGCAGCCAGTCGATATGGGCAAACAGTTACAGTCAATGGGGAGTTTGGGCAAATCACCCTAACACAGATGGAATTAAATCATACCCAAATTCTACCAAATACATTGGTAAAGTGCTTAGTACAATAAACACGCTGAGTACTAGTTTTAATGCAACTACTCCTTCAGGAGGTGCCTGGGAATCCTCTTATGATATCTGGGATAGTGCCAAAGCGCATGAAATAATGTTATGGATGAATTATACCGGAAACGCAAATGGCACTGGTAACGTAAAACCAATTTCATACAATTATTCTGCGACCGGAGCTGCAATTGCTGTGTTTACTAATCAATCTATTGGTGGTCATACCTGGAATGTATACAGAGGAAATAATGGTTCGAATAATGTATATTCATTTTTACGCACCACAAAAACAAATAGCGGTACTATTGATGCCAAAGCTATTTTGAATTGGATAAAATCAAAGGGATGGATTGGTGATATTACTGTTGGTGATGTACAATTCGGGTTTGAAATTACATCATCTTACGGCACAAATGGAGCCGGATTGAATTATACCTGCAACAGTTATTCTGTTACGAACAACTAATTTTTTCTTTTAATACTAAATAACCTTTTATAAAAACATATTAATTCCACAAAGAGACTTTCGAGTCTCTTTTTTGTTTTTCGATCGAAAAGAAAAGTATAGAAATAAATCATAAAAGCGATTTTAATCGAAATCTCTTCTACTTTTGCCAAATGTTAGAAATTCTTTACCAAGACGAATATATTATCGCAATCAATAAACCAAGCGGATTATTGGTTCATAAATCATTTTATGCGCGCGATGCAAAAGTTTATGCCATTCAGGAATTGAGAAATCAAATAGGTCAACACGTTTATCCTATTCATCGGTTAGACCGAAAAACATCTGGCGTCTTGTTATTTGCATTGGATAAAGAAGTTTTGAAAATTATGAATGATCGTTTCGCCACACGCGAAGTCGAAAAAAAATATTTAGCCATTTTACGTGGTTGGTCACCCGAAGAACTAACAATTGATTATGATTTAATCAATGATGATGACATTAAACAAAATG is a window encoding:
- a CDS encoding CAP domain-containing protein — translated: MGLILLFSCDNNDDPVVDTNVTDSVLIEVNKLRVTGCKCGDEDMPPVPELVSNSILAKTALNYSHDMYVRNYFSHISPEGTSPIQRASVLGYTGNYVGEVIARNYDNPISVVNGWKNSTDHCKAMMSDTYIEMGAGKSGNVWVANLGK
- a CDS encoding glycosyl hydrolase, which gives rise to MKKTILFAALCIMFISCETSDGNNESEVKANWSSSAQYANWSNGGYTVYNNIWGSGAGSQSIWANSYSQWGVWANHPNTDGIKSYPNSTKYIGKVLSTINTLSTSFNATTPSGGAWESSYDIWDSAKAHEIMLWMNYTGNANGTGNVKPISYNYSATGAAIAVFTNQSIGGHTWNVYRGNNGSNNVYSFLRTTKTNSGTIDAKAILNWIKSKGWIGDITVGDVQFGFEITSSYGTNGAGLNYTCNSYSVTNN